The Cryptosporangium minutisporangium genome includes a window with the following:
- a CDS encoding zf-HC2 domain-containing protein, whose protein sequence is MQCAQIRVALSALVDGEDPGTDRADVDAHLAGCAECRAWQATAADATAVAREGWRSAADVPDLTAQVLAAVAADRGAPRPASDHRSPERRPLVHAGVLRWALGLSAVAQLLLALPGLIADPGTSDAALHTGREMASFDVAVAIGFLFVAGRPAWARALVPVAVALAGCLLLTSSIDVVEGVAQVGHELNHLLAGVQAVLVWLLARADRTPSAPETVLRMQGPGGGPDRTVPGQV, encoded by the coding sequence ATGCAGTGCGCTCAGATCAGGGTCGCCCTCTCCGCGCTCGTGGACGGCGAGGACCCCGGAACGGACCGGGCCGACGTCGACGCCCACCTCGCCGGCTGTGCCGAGTGCCGGGCGTGGCAGGCGACGGCCGCCGACGCCACCGCGGTGGCCAGGGAGGGCTGGCGGAGTGCGGCGGACGTGCCGGACCTCACCGCCCAGGTGCTGGCCGCCGTAGCCGCCGACCGGGGTGCTCCCCGCCCGGCCAGTGACCACCGCAGTCCGGAGAGGCGCCCGCTCGTGCACGCCGGCGTCCTGCGCTGGGCCCTGGGCCTGTCCGCGGTGGCCCAGCTGCTGCTCGCGCTCCCGGGGCTGATCGCCGACCCCGGCACCAGCGACGCGGCCCTGCACACCGGCCGCGAGATGGCGTCGTTCGACGTCGCAGTCGCGATCGGATTCCTTTTCGTCGCCGGGCGTCCGGCCTGGGCCAGGGCCCTGGTGCCGGTCGCGGTGGCGCTGGCTGGTTGTCTGTTGCTGACGAGTTCGATCGACGTCGTCGAGGGAGTCGCGCAAGTCGGGCACGAGCTGAACCACCTGCTGGCGGGTGTGCAGGCGGTTCTGGTCTGGCTGCTGGCGCGCGCGGATCGAACGCCATCGGCGCCGGAGACCGTACTAAGGATGCAGGGCCCCGGAGGCGGGCCCGACCGCACCGTGCCGGGTCAGGTGTGA
- a CDS encoding sigma-70 family RNA polymerase sigma factor yields the protein MQPFDDVSNDDVTEWALRAQRGDTLATAAFVRATQPDVWRFCASLVDVDAADDLTQETYLRAFRALPGFAARASVRTWLLGIARRTCADHLRTVVRRRRLDEMLRARLATGSPMPDPSATSGATDLLARLPADRRSAFVLTQLVGLSYQEAATVEGVPIGTIRSRVARARDDLIAALHQAAAS from the coding sequence GTGCAGCCCTTCGACGACGTCAGTAACGACGACGTCACCGAGTGGGCGCTCCGGGCCCAACGGGGCGACACGCTGGCCACCGCCGCGTTCGTCCGGGCAACCCAGCCGGACGTCTGGCGGTTCTGCGCCTCGCTGGTCGACGTGGACGCGGCCGATGACCTCACCCAGGAAACGTATCTGAGGGCGTTCCGCGCGCTGCCCGGGTTCGCCGCGCGGGCCAGCGTCCGGACGTGGTTGCTCGGCATCGCGCGCCGGACCTGCGCCGACCACCTGCGCACGGTCGTCCGGAGGCGCCGGCTCGACGAGATGCTGCGGGCTCGGCTGGCGACCGGGTCCCCGATGCCGGACCCCTCGGCGACGTCGGGCGCCACCGACCTGCTGGCGCGGTTGCCCGCGGACCGGCGGTCGGCGTTCGTCCTCACCCAGTTGGTCGGCCTCTCCTACCAGGAGGCCGCGACCGTCGAGGGCGTGCCGATCGGCACGATCCGGTCCCGCGTAGCGAGAGCCCGCGACGACCTGATCGCCGCTCTCCACCAGGCTGCCGCGTCCTGA
- a CDS encoding DoxX family protein: protein MSTPRSDLPREAQGRAARGSVALRRRAPAWWPTARPWLPLVARLVLGGVWLWAGGAKATDLAASVRAVRAYRLLPEGVATVVGAGLPWLEIALGLLIVAGVAVRFGGLFSAALLVVFLIGIVSAAARGLRIDCGCFGSGGELDAGQSTAYTTEILRDGALLIVALALARWPRGRLAVDNWISDPAPRPVQARGTERPR, encoded by the coding sequence ATGTCCACGCCGCGAAGCGATCTCCCCCGCGAAGCCCAGGGCCGTGCTGCCCGTGGCTCGGTTGCCCTCCGCCGGAGAGCCCCCGCCTGGTGGCCGACCGCCCGGCCCTGGCTACCGCTCGTCGCCCGGCTGGTGCTCGGCGGCGTCTGGCTCTGGGCAGGCGGCGCGAAAGCCACCGACCTGGCCGCCTCGGTACGGGCGGTGCGCGCGTACCGCCTGCTGCCGGAGGGGGTCGCGACCGTGGTCGGCGCGGGTCTGCCGTGGCTGGAGATCGCGCTCGGCCTGCTGATCGTCGCCGGGGTCGCGGTGCGGTTCGGCGGCTTGTTCTCCGCAGCCCTGCTGGTGGTCTTCCTGATCGGCATCGTCTCCGCCGCGGCACGCGGACTCCGGATCGACTGCGGCTGCTTCGGCAGCGGCGGTGAGCTCGACGCCGGACAGAGCACCGCCTACACCACCGAGATCCTCCGGGACGGCGCGCTGCTGATCGTCGCGCTCGCGCTGGCCCGATGGCCGCGCGGCCGTCTCGCGGTCGACAACTGGATCTCTGATCCGGCCCCCCGCCCCGTCCAGGCTCGAGGAACGGAACGCCCCAGATGA
- a CDS encoding DsbA family protein, translating into MSGESSKRARRIAAEQLAKQRAAERRRRTLIVSIIALVALVVAAGVGVTFYLSNQPENAALPKNATRSAVMIGQTDAPVTVDVYLDFQCPACKAFEEQSGATLQKYVDDGTVKIRYHPVAYLDRFSSGTEYSSRSSAASGCASDAGKFTEFLAALYDNQPEEGGTGLTDETMISLANKAGITGEEFATCVTDEKYADWTKAVTDEASKAGVTGTPTVEVDGTALENPTAAALTEAIEAAKG; encoded by the coding sequence ATGAGTGGAGAGTCGTCGAAGCGTGCCCGGCGCATCGCCGCCGAGCAGCTGGCCAAGCAGCGCGCCGCCGAGCGCCGCCGACGCACGCTGATCGTGTCGATCATCGCGCTGGTGGCCCTTGTCGTCGCGGCCGGTGTCGGCGTGACGTTCTACCTGTCCAATCAGCCGGAGAACGCCGCGCTGCCGAAGAACGCCACCCGCTCGGCCGTCATGATCGGGCAGACCGACGCGCCGGTCACGGTCGACGTCTACCTCGACTTCCAGTGCCCGGCCTGCAAGGCGTTCGAGGAGCAGAGCGGCGCCACGCTGCAGAAGTACGTGGACGACGGCACGGTGAAGATCCGCTACCACCCGGTGGCGTACCTCGACCGGTTCTCCTCCGGCACCGAGTACTCCAGCCGATCGTCAGCGGCGTCGGGATGCGCGTCGGACGCCGGGAAGTTCACCGAGTTCCTGGCCGCGCTCTACGACAACCAGCCCGAAGAGGGCGGCACCGGCCTCACCGACGAGACGATGATCAGCCTGGCGAACAAGGCCGGTATCACCGGGGAGGAGTTCGCCACCTGCGTCACCGACGAGAAGTACGCGGACTGGACGAAGGCGGTCACCGACGAGGCGTCGAAGGCCGGCGTGACCGGCACGCCGACGGTCGAAGTCGACGGTACGGCGCTGGAGAACCCCACCGCCGCCGCCCTCACCGAGGCCATCGAGGCGGCGAAGGGCTGA
- a CDS encoding ABC transporter ATP-binding protein: MADHVTGVPSLEVQGLAFAYPDGRQALFGVDLTVQKGERVALLGPNGAGKTTLVLHLNGIHTAGAGSVRVAGLPVAKKNLAEIRRRVGIVFQDPDDQLFMPTVAEDVAFGPANLGLRGTALQERVTEALTAVGMAEFRDRTPHHLSFGQRRRVAVATVLAMRPEILVLDEPSSNLDPASRRELADILRSLDVTLLMVTHDLPYALELCPRSVLLDGGVVVADAPTPELLLDADLMRQHRLELPYGFDPSVAL, translated from the coding sequence GTGGCTGACCACGTAACCGGAGTCCCCTCCCTGGAAGTGCAGGGCCTCGCGTTCGCCTACCCGGACGGTCGGCAGGCGCTGTTCGGCGTCGATCTCACGGTGCAGAAGGGGGAGCGGGTCGCGCTGCTCGGCCCGAACGGCGCCGGTAAGACGACGCTGGTGCTGCACCTCAACGGCATCCACACGGCCGGCGCGGGCAGCGTCCGGGTGGCCGGGTTGCCGGTGGCCAAGAAGAACCTCGCCGAGATCCGGCGGCGGGTGGGGATCGTCTTCCAGGACCCGGACGACCAGCTGTTCATGCCCACGGTCGCCGAGGACGTCGCGTTCGGGCCGGCGAATCTGGGCCTACGCGGCACCGCACTCCAAGAAAGGGTCACCGAGGCGCTGACCGCGGTCGGCATGGCGGAGTTCCGCGACCGGACGCCGCACCACCTCTCGTTCGGTCAGCGTCGGCGGGTGGCCGTGGCGACGGTGCTGGCGATGCGGCCGGAGATCCTGGTGCTCGACGAGCCCTCGAGCAACCTCGACCCGGCCAGCCGCCGCGAGCTCGCCGACATCCTGCGGAGCCTCGACGTGACGCTGCTGATGGTCACCCACGACCTGCCGTACGCGCTGGAGCTCTGTCCTCGCTCGGTGCTGCTCGACGGCGGTGTCGTCGTGGCGGACGCACCGACGCCGGAGCTGCTGCTCGACGCCGACCTGATGCGGCAGCACCGCCTCGAACTGCCCTACGGCTTCGACCCGTCGGTCGCCCTCTGA
- the cbiQ gene encoding cobalt ECF transporter T component CbiQ, giving the protein MGAGHTHALHRPGTSPVHRLPGEVKIVAALAFVLSVVATPREAVWAFGLYAALLAAVAAVAAIPPGWLATRGLIETPFVVLAFLLPFLEGGPVVHVGGLALSEAGLWAGWNIVAKGTLGVFASLLLAATTNGRDLLLGLQRLRTPAPIVQIATFMLRYADVILGNARAMRIARLSRCHDPRFLWQVRAFATSIGSLFLRSYERGERVYVAMLSRGYTGALPMAASSRPPAQQWAAALTIPAAAAAVSVTAWLTT; this is encoded by the coding sequence ATGGGGGCCGGCCACACCCACGCGCTGCACCGGCCCGGAACCTCTCCGGTCCACCGGCTCCCGGGCGAGGTGAAGATCGTCGCCGCGCTGGCGTTCGTTCTCAGCGTCGTCGCCACCCCGCGGGAAGCCGTCTGGGCGTTCGGCCTGTACGCGGCCCTGCTCGCTGCGGTCGCCGCGGTGGCGGCGATTCCGCCCGGCTGGTTGGCCACTCGCGGCTTGATCGAGACGCCGTTCGTGGTGCTCGCGTTCCTGCTGCCGTTCCTCGAGGGCGGACCGGTCGTCCACGTCGGCGGGCTGGCGCTGAGCGAGGCGGGGCTGTGGGCCGGCTGGAACATCGTCGCGAAGGGGACGCTCGGCGTCTTCGCGTCGCTGCTGCTGGCCGCGACGACCAACGGGCGTGATCTGCTCCTCGGGCTGCAGCGGCTCCGGACGCCGGCGCCGATCGTCCAGATCGCGACGTTCATGCTCCGGTACGCGGACGTGATCCTCGGCAACGCCCGTGCGATGCGCATCGCCCGGCTCTCCCGCTGCCACGACCCGCGCTTCCTCTGGCAGGTCCGGGCGTTCGCGACGTCGATCGGCAGCCTGTTCTTGCGTTCGTACGAGCGGGGCGAGCGGGTCTACGTGGCGATGCTCTCCCGCGGTTACACCGGCGCGCTGCCGATGGCCGCTTCGTCCCGTCCGCCCGCGCAGCAGTGGGCGGCCGCGCTGACGATTCCGGCGGCGGCCGCGGCGGTTAGCGTTACGGCGTGGCTGACCACGTAA
- a CDS encoding PDGLE domain-containing protein gives MSNDTPTTTGGRGRVRLAVFLVLGLLVSLLLAGVVSSAASSQPDGLDATAREGCTFNADDEITGGNCVAKSAKEHDLGDSPLADYGIRGIDNSFVSTGLSGVAGVLLVAAIGGGMFWALRRRSPGAAEVDVDVDVDTEAADAARAR, from the coding sequence ATGAGCAACGACACGCCCACCACCACCGGCGGGCGGGGCCGGGTCCGCCTCGCGGTCTTCCTCGTCCTCGGTCTGCTGGTGTCGCTGCTGCTGGCCGGGGTGGTCAGCTCCGCTGCCAGTTCACAGCCAGACGGCTTGGACGCGACCGCCCGCGAAGGCTGCACGTTCAACGCCGACGACGAGATCACCGGCGGCAACTGCGTGGCGAAGTCCGCGAAGGAGCACGACCTGGGCGACTCCCCGCTGGCCGACTACGGCATCCGCGGCATCGACAACTCGTTCGTCTCCACCGGCTTGTCCGGGGTGGCGGGTGTCCTGCTGGTCGCGGCGATCGGCGGCGGGATGTTCTGGGCGCTGCGCCGACGGTCCCCCGGCGCGGCCGAGGTCGACGTCGACGTCGACGTCGATACCGAGGCCGCCGACGCGGCTCGGGCGCGGTAG
- a CDS encoding energy-coupling factor ABC transporter permease produces the protein MHVSDGIVNLPVSAVFGVVAVTWIALSLARARRDLDDRLAPMAGLVAAFIFAVQMLNFPVLPGVSGHLLGGALAVILVGPWVGTLCVATVLLVQALLFADGGLSALGLNITNMAILTTLVAYGVVALALRVLPKNRLGIVLASFLAATVSVVVASQGFVAQYALGGEVDKALGEISLTMAGVHLLIGIGEGLITATTVATVAAVRPDLVYALRRYRRQPLLVTAAATVPPSTSDTAAPIAGSNA, from the coding sequence ATGCACGTCTCCGATGGCATCGTCAATCTTCCGGTCTCGGCCGTCTTCGGCGTCGTAGCCGTGACCTGGATCGCTTTGAGCCTGGCCAGGGCCCGCCGCGACCTCGACGATCGGCTCGCGCCGATGGCCGGCCTGGTCGCCGCGTTCATCTTCGCGGTCCAGATGCTGAACTTCCCGGTGCTGCCCGGCGTCAGCGGTCACCTGCTGGGTGGCGCGCTCGCGGTGATCCTGGTGGGCCCCTGGGTGGGCACGCTCTGCGTCGCGACCGTGCTCCTCGTCCAGGCTCTGCTCTTCGCCGACGGAGGGCTCTCCGCGCTGGGCCTCAACATCACGAACATGGCGATCCTCACGACGCTGGTCGCGTACGGCGTCGTCGCGCTGGCGCTGCGGGTGCTGCCGAAGAACCGCCTGGGCATCGTCCTCGCGTCGTTCCTCGCCGCGACGGTGTCGGTCGTCGTCGCGTCGCAGGGGTTCGTCGCGCAGTACGCCCTCGGCGGGGAGGTCGACAAGGCGCTCGGGGAGATCTCGCTCACCATGGCCGGCGTCCATCTGCTGATCGGCATCGGCGAGGGCCTGATCACCGCGACGACCGTGGCGACGGTGGCCGCTGTCCGACCGGACCTGGTCTACGCGCTGCGCCGCTACCGCCGTCAGCCGCTGTTGGTGACAGCGGCCGCCACCGTCCCGCCGTCGACGAGCGACACGGCTGCGCCCATCGCGGGGAGCAACGCATGA
- the bcp gene encoding thioredoxin-dependent thiol peroxidase has translation MTAAPRLAPGDPAPDFELSDDSGNTVHLADLRGQRVVLYAYPSAMTPGCTKQACDFRDSLDALKAAGLTVIGISPDKPEKLAKFRDKESLTFPLVSDPDKSVLSAYGAYGEKTMYGKTVTGVIRSTFVIDADGKVEKAQYNVKATGHVAKLRRDLGLD, from the coding sequence ATGACTGCCGCGCCCCGACTCGCCCCCGGCGATCCCGCTCCCGACTTCGAGCTGTCCGACGACTCCGGCAACACCGTGCACCTCGCCGACCTGCGCGGACAGCGCGTCGTGCTGTACGCATACCCGTCCGCGATGACGCCCGGCTGCACCAAACAGGCCTGCGACTTCCGGGACTCGCTCGATGCGCTCAAGGCGGCCGGGCTCACGGTCATCGGCATCTCCCCGGACAAGCCGGAGAAGCTCGCCAAGTTCCGGGACAAGGAGTCGCTCACGTTCCCGCTGGTCTCCGACCCGGACAAGAGCGTGCTCTCCGCGTACGGCGCGTACGGCGAGAAGACGATGTACGGCAAGACGGTCACCGGCGTGATCCGCTCGACGTTCGTCATCGACGCCGACGGCAAGGTGGAGAAGGCTCAGTACAACGTCAAGGCCACCGGCCACGTCGCCAAGCTCCGCCGCGACCTGGGCCTCGACTGA
- a CDS encoding mechanosensitive ion channel family protein translates to MPDVVKTLAIAAVSAFIALVVVQIVHVVVRRIGRRAPLFDLLATRLHRPVQCLAVVVAVQGTLHATTATGDWRGPLLHGVTISVIAASAWVVGALLLVLEDAALSRFRTDVENNKTARRVHTQIMVVRRVTVAVVVVVAIGAVLVTFPAARAAGASLLASAGIVGVVAALAAQSVLSNCFAGIQLAFSDELRLDDVVVVENEWGRVEDITLSYVVLHLWDDRRLTLPTSYFTTKPFQNWTRNESALLGAVEIDVDWAVPTEEMRRELRHICEGTDLWDGRACVFQVTDAIGGLVRVRALVTAKDAPTLFDLRCHVRERLVQWLRESYPQALPRSRADVTGIPGLRIDKVEGLNGRSIPEQVDGDGRDGRVPGAGVAGRASASGDVPDAGRDARVFSGSADGRERSAAFAGPSEEADRT, encoded by the coding sequence CTGCCCGATGTCGTCAAGACGCTGGCGATAGCGGCCGTGAGCGCCTTCATCGCGCTCGTCGTCGTCCAGATCGTGCATGTCGTCGTGCGGCGCATCGGTCGTCGCGCACCGCTCTTCGACCTGCTGGCCACTCGTCTGCACCGGCCGGTGCAGTGCCTGGCGGTGGTGGTAGCCGTTCAAGGCACTCTGCACGCCACGACCGCCACCGGTGACTGGCGCGGCCCGTTGCTGCACGGGGTCACGATTTCGGTGATCGCGGCCAGCGCATGGGTCGTCGGCGCGTTACTGCTGGTGCTGGAGGACGCGGCGCTCTCCCGGTTCCGCACCGACGTGGAGAACAACAAGACCGCCCGCCGGGTGCACACCCAGATCATGGTGGTGCGGCGGGTCACGGTCGCGGTCGTGGTGGTGGTCGCGATCGGCGCGGTGCTGGTGACCTTCCCGGCCGCCCGCGCCGCCGGAGCCAGCCTGCTGGCGTCCGCCGGAATCGTCGGTGTGGTCGCCGCGCTGGCCGCCCAGTCGGTGTTGAGCAACTGCTTCGCCGGCATCCAGCTCGCGTTCAGCGACGAGCTGCGGCTCGACGACGTCGTCGTGGTCGAGAACGAGTGGGGACGCGTCGAGGACATCACGCTGAGCTACGTCGTTCTGCACCTCTGGGACGACCGGCGCCTGACGCTTCCGACGTCGTACTTCACCACCAAGCCGTTCCAGAACTGGACGCGGAACGAGTCGGCGCTGCTCGGGGCCGTCGAGATCGACGTCGACTGGGCGGTGCCGACCGAGGAGATGCGTCGGGAGCTCCGCCACATCTGCGAGGGCACCGATCTGTGGGACGGCCGTGCCTGCGTCTTCCAGGTGACCGACGCGATCGGCGGCTTGGTCCGGGTGCGGGCGCTGGTCACCGCGAAGGATGCGCCGACGCTTTTCGACCTGCGGTGTCACGTCCGGGAGCGGTTGGTCCAGTGGTTGCGGGAGAGCTACCCGCAGGCGCTGCCCCGGTCCCGCGCGGACGTCACCGGCATTCCCGGTCTGCGGATCGACAAGGTCGAAGGGCTCAACGGCCGCTCGATTCCGGAGCAGGTCGACGGTGACGGGCGCGACGGGCGGGTGCCCGGTGCCGGCGTCGCGGGTCGCGCCAGCGCCTCCGGCGACGTTCCGGACGCCGGCCGCGACGCGCGTGTGTTCAGCGGCTCCGCCGATGGGCGTGAGCGGAGCGCCGCGTTCGCCGGTCCCTCCGAGGAGGCCGACCGAACCTGA
- the rdgB gene encoding RdgB/HAM1 family non-canonical purine NTP pyrophosphatase — protein MVSLTRVVLASRNAKKIAELRRILAVAVPQIEVVGLDEVPPYPDTVEDGATFAENAVLKAREAAEISGLPAIADDSGIAVDALNGMPGVLSARWAGRAKDDEANLRLVLEQVADVPDTRLGAAFVCAAALVLPSGATHVVEGRMEGSLVRDPRGTNGFGYDPIFLPSGSVLTSAEMTAADKDAISHRGKAFRALAEVLATTLTTA, from the coding sequence ATCGTGAGCCTCACCCGGGTGGTGCTGGCGAGCCGCAATGCGAAGAAGATCGCCGAGCTGCGGCGGATCCTCGCGGTGGCGGTGCCGCAGATCGAGGTCGTCGGGCTGGACGAGGTGCCGCCCTACCCCGACACCGTCGAGGACGGCGCGACGTTCGCGGAGAACGCGGTGCTCAAAGCGCGGGAGGCGGCGGAGATCTCCGGGCTGCCTGCGATCGCCGACGACTCCGGGATCGCCGTCGACGCGCTCAACGGCATGCCGGGCGTGCTGTCCGCGCGCTGGGCCGGCCGGGCCAAGGACGACGAGGCGAACCTGCGGCTGGTGCTGGAGCAGGTGGCGGACGTGCCGGACACCCGGCTGGGCGCGGCGTTCGTGTGTGCGGCCGCGCTGGTGCTGCCGTCGGGTGCGACCCACGTCGTCGAGGGACGGATGGAGGGCTCGCTGGTCCGGGATCCCCGCGGGACGAACGGCTTCGGCTACGACCCGATCTTCCTGCCGTCGGGTTCGGTCCTGACGTCCGCCGAGATGACCGCGGCCGACAAGGACGCGATCAGCCACCGCGGTAAGGCGTTCCGAGCGCTGGCCGAGGTCCTCGCGACCACCCTCACGACCGCTTAG
- the rph gene encoding ribonuclease PH, which yields MTDSSTVLTIGHRPDGRVADQLRPVSFERGWSDHAEGSVLVEFGRTRVLCTASVVEGVPRWRKGSGLGWVTAEYAMLPRATHTRGDRESVKGRIGGRTHEISRLIGRSLRACLDLKALGENTITLDCDVLQADGGTRTAAITGAYVALADAVQWLASRHALAASPKKALKNSVAAVSVGVIDGEPRLDLNYDEDVKAGVDMNVVCTGSGEFVEVQGTGEAITFGRETLDALLDLATAGCAELATLQQKALES from the coding sequence ATGACGGACTCCTCCACCGTGCTCACGATCGGTCACCGGCCCGACGGTCGGGTCGCCGACCAGCTCCGCCCTGTCTCGTTCGAACGCGGCTGGTCCGACCACGCCGAAGGCTCGGTGCTCGTCGAGTTCGGCCGGACCCGGGTGCTCTGCACCGCGAGCGTCGTCGAGGGCGTGCCGCGGTGGCGCAAGGGCAGTGGCCTGGGCTGGGTGACCGCCGAGTACGCGATGCTGCCGCGGGCCACCCACACCCGCGGCGACCGGGAGTCGGTGAAGGGCCGGATCGGCGGTCGCACCCACGAGATCTCCCGGCTGATCGGGCGCAGCCTGCGGGCCTGCCTCGACCTCAAGGCGCTGGGCGAGAACACGATCACGCTCGACTGCGACGTGCTGCAGGCCGACGGCGGTACCCGTACCGCCGCGATCACCGGCGCCTACGTGGCGCTGGCGGACGCCGTGCAGTGGCTGGCGTCCCGGCACGCGCTGGCGGCGTCCCCGAAGAAGGCGCTGAAGAACTCGGTCGCCGCGGTCAGCGTCGGCGTCATCGACGGCGAGCCCCGGCTCGACCTCAACTACGACGAGGACGTCAAGGCCGGCGTCGACATGAACGTCGTCTGTACCGGCTCGGGCGAGTTCGTCGAGGTGCAGGGCACCGGCGAGGCGATCACGTTCGGGCGGGAGACGCTGGACGCGCTGCTCGACCTGGCCACCGCCGGCTGCGCGGAGCTGGCGACGTTGCAGCAGAAGGCGCTCGAATCGTGA
- a CDS encoding SGNH/GDSL hydrolase family protein yields MAGIDRASVRFAALGDSVTEGLGDPLPGGGWRGWAALLAEAFEQPSADVRRAPPLVSLPLAAGAEASAVGAPTMSLVRPGVEFVNYASSGATTARVLDEQLPSALRLAPTVASVVVGVNDVLRPGFDPAQIEDRLDRVVGSLCASGAIVLTARMPDPGRMLRLPGALRRPLGRRTDDLNTAVQAVADRHRTVHVDLAGHPAVADRSAWHVDRLHPNERGHRVMAREFAGALAARGVPVPRMPSAEPSGGRATRPFEHVWWLATKGTGWVIDRGTDLVPYLAGLAAREFWAAIRPRRRGRRGG; encoded by the coding sequence GTGGCCGGGATCGACCGTGCGAGCGTCCGCTTCGCGGCGCTCGGGGATTCGGTGACCGAGGGCTTGGGTGATCCGCTGCCCGGCGGTGGCTGGCGCGGGTGGGCGGCGTTGCTCGCCGAGGCGTTCGAACAGCCTTCGGCGGACGTGAGGCGCGCGCCGCCGCTGGTGTCCCTGCCGCTCGCAGCGGGTGCGGAGGCGTCGGCCGTCGGCGCGCCCACGATGTCACTCGTGCGGCCGGGCGTCGAGTTCGTCAACTACGCGAGCAGCGGAGCCACCACCGCCAGGGTCCTCGACGAGCAGCTGCCGTCCGCGTTACGTCTCGCGCCGACGGTGGCGAGCGTGGTCGTCGGCGTCAACGACGTCCTGCGCCCTGGGTTCGACCCGGCTCAGATCGAAGACCGGCTGGACCGCGTCGTCGGCTCGCTGTGCGCGTCCGGTGCGATCGTGCTCACCGCGCGCATGCCCGACCCCGGCCGGATGCTGCGCCTGCCCGGTGCGCTCCGTCGCCCGCTCGGCCGCCGCACCGACGACCTGAACACGGCCGTCCAGGCGGTGGCCGACCGGCACCGCACCGTCCACGTGGACCTGGCCGGCCACCCGGCCGTCGCCGACCGTTCGGCCTGGCACGTCGACCGACTCCACCCGAACGAGCGCGGGCACCGCGTGATGGCCAGGGAGTTCGCCGGAGCGCTCGCCGCCCGTGGTGTCCCGGTACCGCGGATGCCGTCGGCCGAGCCGAGCGGTGGCCGGGCGACGCGTCCGTTCGAGCACGTCTGGTGGCTGGCGACCAAGGGCACCGGCTGGGTCATCGATCGGGGCACCGACCTGGTGCCGTACCTGGCGGGTTTGGCGGCGCGTGAGTTCTGGGCGGCGATCCGCCCGCGTCGACGGGGTCGCAGAGGGGGATAG